The following are encoded together in the Glycine max cultivar Williams 82 chromosome 8, Glycine_max_v4.0, whole genome shotgun sequence genome:
- the GLYI-9 gene encoding putative lactoylglutathione lyase: MKESTMGNPLRLQSVNHISLICRSVEQSMDFYQNVLGFYPIRRPGSLDFDGAWLFGYGIGIHLLEAENPENLPKKKEINPKDNHISFQCESMEPVEKKLKEMEIDYVRATVEEGRIQVDQLFFHDPDDFMIEICNCDSLSR, from the exons ATGAAGGAGAGTACCATGGGAAACCCTTTGCGCCTTCAATCTGTGAACCATATCTCCCTCATATGCAGATCAGTGGAACAATCAATGGATTTCTACCAGAACGTTCTGGGATTTTACCCCATCAGGAGGCCTGGCTCTTTAGATTTTGATGGGGCATG GCTATTCGGCTACGGAATTGGAATTCATTTGCTAGAAGCAGAGAACCCTGAAAATTTGCCAAAGAAGAAGGAAATCAATCCCAAGGATAATCATATATCTTTCCAG TGTGAGAGCATGGAGCCAGTGGAGAAGAAGCTGAAAGAAATGGAAATCGATTATGTGCGAGCAACTGTAGAGGAAGGTAGAATCCAAGTGGATCAACTGTTTTTCCACGACCCTGATGATTTCATGATCGAGATATGCAACTGTGATTCCCTTAGTAGGTGA
- the LOC100305539 gene encoding uncharacterized protein LOC100305539 gives MLLFSHSHTTAMEAITEGVNNINISDSYKKNRIQVSNTKKPLFFYVNLAKRYMQQHNEVELSALGMAIATVVTVAEILKNNELAIEKKITTSTVDIKDDSRGRPVQKAKIEILLGKTEKFDELMAAAAAAAEDGENGDVEEHTA, from the exons ATGCTCTTGTTTTCTCACAGTCACACAACAGCAATGGAAGCAATCACAGAGGGAGTGAACAACATCAACATCTCTGATTCTTACAAGAAGAATCGCATTCAGGTCTCCAACACCAAAAAGCCTCTCTTCTTCTACGTCAATCTCGCCAAG AGGTATATGCAACAGCATAATGAGGTTGAGCTCTCAGCACTAGGAATGG CTATTGCTACAGTGGTTACTGTTGCTGAAATCTTGAAAAACAATGAGCTTGCTATTGAAAAGA AAATCACGACATCAACAGTTGACATCAAAGATGATTCTAGAGGCAGACCTGTCCAAAAGGCCAAG atTGAAATATTACTTGGGAAGACTGAAAAATTTGATGAGTTGATGGcggctgctgctgctgctgctgaagATGGTGAAAATGGAGATGTTGAAGAGCACACTGCATAA